The following proteins come from a genomic window of Oceanimonas doudoroffii:
- the purB gene encoding adenylosuccinate lyase has translation MELSALTAISPVDGRYGSKTEALRAIFSEFGLLRFRVEVEVRWLQALAAQDAIAEVPAFSDEANALLDSIVANFSEADGQRIKDIERTTNHDVKAVEYFLKEKVEALPELAAVSEFIHFACTSEDINNNAHALMLKAGRDDVVVPYCQQLIDEVKRLAAQYRDLPMLSRTHGQPASPTTLGKEMANVAYRLERQLKQIQSVELLAKINGAVGNYNAHISAYPEVDWHAFSEQYVTGLGLTWNPYTTQIEPHDYIAELFDALARFNTILLDFDRDVWGYISVGYFKQKTVAGEIGSSTMPHKVNPIDFENSEGNLGLANAIFNHLAAKLPISRWQRDLTDSTVLRNLGVAVGYSLIAYQATLKGISKLEANPQALAADLDQNWEVLAEPVQTVMRRYGIEKPYEKLKELTRGKRVDGDGMRAFIDGLELPESVKDELKQLTPANYIGRAVKLTDELK, from the coding sequence ATGGAATTGTCAGCATTAACGGCCATTTCCCCGGTCGATGGCCGTTACGGCAGCAAAACCGAGGCGCTGCGCGCCATTTTCTCCGAATTCGGCCTGCTGCGCTTTCGCGTAGAGGTGGAAGTTCGCTGGCTGCAGGCCCTGGCCGCCCAGGACGCCATTGCCGAAGTACCGGCCTTCTCAGATGAAGCCAACGCCCTGCTCGACAGCATTGTCGCCAACTTCAGCGAGGCCGACGGCCAGCGTATCAAGGACATCGAGCGCACCACCAACCACGACGTCAAGGCCGTGGAATACTTCCTGAAGGAAAAGGTTGAGGCCCTGCCCGAGCTGGCCGCGGTAAGCGAGTTCATTCACTTTGCCTGCACCAGTGAAGACATCAACAACAACGCCCACGCCCTGATGCTGAAGGCCGGCCGCGATGACGTGGTGGTGCCCTACTGCCAGCAACTGATCGACGAAGTGAAGCGCCTGGCCGCCCAATATCGCGATCTGCCCATGCTGAGCCGCACCCACGGCCAGCCCGCCTCGCCCACCACCCTGGGCAAGGAAATGGCCAACGTCGCCTACCGTCTGGAGCGTCAGCTCAAGCAAATCCAGAGCGTGGAGCTGCTGGCCAAGATCAATGGCGCCGTGGGCAACTACAACGCCCATATCTCCGCCTATCCGGAAGTAGACTGGCACGCCTTCTCCGAGCAGTACGTCACCGGCCTGGGCCTGACCTGGAACCCCTACACCACCCAGATCGAGCCCCACGACTACATCGCCGAGCTGTTTGATGCCCTTGCCCGCTTCAACACCATTCTGCTCGACTTCGATCGGGACGTGTGGGGCTATATCTCCGTGGGTTATTTCAAGCAGAAAACCGTGGCCGGCGAAATCGGCTCCAGCACCATGCCCCACAAGGTCAACCCCATCGACTTTGAAAACTCCGAGGGCAACCTGGGATTGGCCAATGCCATTTTCAATCACCTGGCCGCCAAGCTGCCCATTTCCCGCTGGCAGCGGGATCTGACCGACAGCACCGTGCTGCGCAACCTGGGCGTGGCCGTGGGCTACTCACTGATCGCCTATCAGGCCACCCTGAAGGGCATCAGCAAGCTGGAAGCCAACCCCCAGGCGCTGGCCGCCGATCTGGATCAGAACTGGGAAGTGCTGGCCGAGCCGGTACAAACCGTAATGCGCCGTTACGGCATCGAAAAGCCCTACGAGAAGCTGAAAGAGCTGACCCGGGGCAAGCGGGTAGACGGTGACGGCATGCGCGCCTTTATCGACGGCCTGGAACTGCCCGAGTCCGTGAAAGACGAGCTCAAGCAACTGACCCCGGCCAACTACATCGGCCGCGCGGTCAAGCTCACCGACGAGCTGAAGTAA
- the hflD gene encoding high frequency lysogenization protein HflD, whose protein sequence is MSHSLESQTLAFAGICQAASLVQQVARQGVIEDKEVLATTLNSIMVTDAAQSADIYGGHDHLRLGYQTLIEQLSPDSSKKNAELTRYLVGLVALERKLSKRRDLLSMLGERISQVKRQLHHFELLDEQVLGNLAGIYSDIISPLGPRIQVAGNPSFLQQPLVQHQIRALLLAGIRSAVLWRQLGGKRRHILFSRKRLVAQAQAALRY, encoded by the coding sequence GTGAGTCACAGTCTGGAAAGTCAAACCCTGGCCTTTGCCGGTATCTGTCAGGCGGCAAGCCTGGTGCAACAGGTGGCCCGCCAGGGCGTTATCGAAGACAAAGAAGTACTGGCCACCACCCTGAACAGCATCATGGTGACCGATGCCGCCCAGTCGGCGGACATTTACGGCGGCCACGACCACCTGCGCCTGGGCTACCAAACCCTGATCGAACAGCTCAGCCCCGACAGCAGCAAGAAAAACGCCGAGCTTACCCGCTATCTGGTGGGACTGGTGGCGCTGGAGCGCAAGCTGTCCAAGCGCCGGGATCTGCTGTCGATGCTGGGTGAGCGCATCAGCCAGGTCAAGCGCCAGCTGCACCATTTCGAGCTGCTCGACGAACAGGTGCTGGGCAACCTGGCCGGCATTTACAGCGACATTATCAGCCCGCTGGGGCCGCGCATTCAGGTGGCCGGTAACCCCAGCTTTCTGCAGCAGCCGCTGGTGCAGCACCAGATCCGCGCCCTGCTGCTGGCGGGCATTCGCAGCGCCGTGCTGTGGCGCCAGCTCGGCGGCAAACGCCGTCATATTCTGTTTTCCCGCAAGCGACTGGTGGCTCAGGCCCAGGCCGCGCTGCGTTACTGA
- the mnmA gene encoding tRNA 2-thiouridine(34) synthase MnmA, translating into MSDNSQLKVIVGMSGGVDSSVSAYLLQQQGYQVEGLFMKNWEEDDTDEYCSAAEDLRDAQAVCDKLGIELHTINFAAEYWDNVFEHFLAEYKAGRTPNPDILCNKEIKFKAFLEFAAEDLGADYIATGHYVRRSFDDEPRLLRGLDGNKDQSYFLYTLSSQQVARSLFPVGELEKPEVRRIAEQLELVTAKKKDSTGICFIGERKFTDFLARYLPAQPGNIETVDGDIIGQHQGLMYHTLGQRKGLGIGGLKNAGDEPWYVVDKEVERNVLVVAQGDHPRLYSDGLIARQLHWVNRQPITEPVRCSVKTRYRQTDIPCTIEPVDADTIRVLFDEPQAAVTPGQSAVFYHGEVCLGGGIIETRFNKDQA; encoded by the coding sequence ATGAGCGATAACAGTCAGCTGAAAGTGATTGTCGGCATGTCCGGCGGTGTGGATTCCTCGGTCTCGGCCTACCTGCTGCAACAGCAGGGCTATCAGGTGGAAGGCCTGTTCATGAAGAACTGGGAAGAAGACGACACCGACGAGTACTGCTCCGCGGCGGAAGATCTGCGCGACGCCCAGGCCGTGTGCGACAAACTCGGCATCGAACTGCACACCATCAATTTTGCCGCCGAATACTGGGACAATGTGTTCGAGCATTTTCTGGCGGAATACAAGGCCGGCCGCACCCCCAATCCCGACATCCTGTGCAACAAGGAAATCAAGTTCAAGGCGTTCCTGGAGTTCGCCGCCGAGGATCTGGGTGCCGATTACATCGCCACCGGCCACTATGTGCGCCGCAGCTTTGACGACGAGCCCAGGTTGCTGCGCGGCCTCGACGGCAACAAGGATCAGAGTTATTTCCTCTATACCCTGAGCTCTCAACAGGTGGCCAGAAGCCTGTTTCCGGTGGGCGAGCTGGAAAAGCCCGAGGTGCGCCGCATCGCCGAACAGCTGGAGCTGGTCACCGCCAAGAAAAAGGACTCCACCGGCATCTGCTTTATCGGCGAGCGCAAGTTCACCGACTTCCTGGCCCGCTACCTGCCCGCTCAGCCCGGCAACATTGAAACCGTGGACGGCGACATCATCGGCCAGCATCAGGGCCTGATGTACCACACCCTGGGGCAGCGCAAGGGCCTTGGCATCGGCGGCCTGAAAAATGCCGGCGACGAGCCCTGGTACGTGGTCGACAAAGAAGTGGAACGCAACGTGCTGGTGGTGGCCCAAGGCGATCACCCCCGCCTCTACTCCGACGGCCTGATCGCCCGCCAGCTGCACTGGGTGAATCGCCAGCCGATCACCGAGCCGGTGCGCTGCAGCGTGAAAACCCGCTACCGCCAGACCGACATTCCCTGCACCATTGAGCCGGTAGATGCCGACACCATTCGCGTGCTGTTTGACGAGCCTCAGGCGGCGGTCACTCCGGGCCAGTCGGCGGTGTTCTACCACGGCGAGGTCTGCCTGGGCGGCGGCATTATTGAAACCCGGTTCAACAAGGATCAAGCGTGA
- a CDS encoding NUDIX hydrolase: MSHAVTLAVIVRANERFLMVEEWQQGKVMFNQPAGHLEPGENLLDGARRELLEETGLALPLTEAVGVYQYTAPDNGKHFVRFTFCTEVAEPLATYPQDPDGDIIRCHWLTLAEIAALGDRLRSPLILASLQDYLKGERFPLSALKPAPR; the protein is encoded by the coding sequence ATGAGTCATGCGGTAACCCTGGCGGTGATCGTGCGCGCCAATGAGCGCTTTTTGATGGTGGAAGAATGGCAGCAGGGCAAAGTGATGTTCAATCAGCCCGCCGGCCACCTTGAGCCGGGTGAGAACCTGCTGGACGGCGCCCGCCGCGAGCTGCTGGAAGAAACCGGCCTGGCGCTGCCGCTGACAGAAGCGGTGGGTGTGTATCAATACACGGCGCCGGACAACGGCAAGCACTTTGTGCGCTTTACCTTCTGCACCGAAGTGGCCGAGCCACTGGCTACCTATCCACAGGACCCGGACGGTGACATTATTCGCTGCCACTGGCTGACCCTGGCGGAGATAGCAGCCCTGGGCGATCGGCTGCGCAGCCCGCTGATCCTGGCCTCCCTGCAGGATTACCTCAAAGGCGAACGGTTTCCGCTGTCGGCGCTGAAACCGGCCCCGCGATAG
- the map gene encoding type I methionyl aminopeptidase has translation MSIVIKTPEEIEKMRVAGRLAAEVLEMIEPHVKPGVTTDELNRICHDYIVNEQQAIPAPLNYHGFPKSICTSVNHVICHGIPSDKKLKDGDILNIDITVIKDGYHGDTSKMFIVGKPGIMAERLCRVTQECMELGIKMVKDGVHLGDIGAAIQKHAEAHNYSVVREYCGHGIGKEFHEEPQVLHYGKPGTGEVLKAGMCLTIEPMINVGKRHSKMLNDGWTVVTKDRSLSAQYEHTLLVTETGCEVLTLRQDDNLPRIITAES, from the coding sequence ATGAGCATAGTCATAAAAACCCCGGAAGAAATCGAAAAAATGCGCGTGGCCGGCCGCCTGGCCGCAGAGGTGCTGGAAATGATCGAGCCCCATGTAAAGCCCGGCGTGACCACGGACGAACTCAACCGGATCTGCCATGACTATATCGTGAATGAGCAACAGGCCATTCCGGCGCCGCTGAACTACCACGGTTTTCCCAAGTCGATCTGTACCTCGGTCAACCACGTGATCTGTCATGGCATTCCGTCCGACAAGAAACTCAAGGACGGCGACATTCTCAATATCGACATTACCGTGATCAAGGACGGCTACCACGGCGACACCTCCAAAATGTTCATCGTGGGCAAGCCCGGCATCATGGCCGAGCGCCTGTGCCGAGTGACCCAGGAGTGCATGGAACTTGGCATTAAAATGGTCAAGGACGGGGTGCACCTGGGCGACATCGGCGCCGCCATTCAAAAGCACGCCGAGGCCCACAACTATTCCGTGGTGCGGGAATACTGCGGTCACGGCATTGGCAAGGAGTTCCACGAAGAGCCCCAGGTGCTGCACTACGGCAAGCCGGGCACCGGCGAGGTACTGAAGGCCGGCATGTGTCTGACCATTGAGCCGATGATCAACGTGGGCAAGCGCCACAGCAAGATGCTGAACGACGGCTGGACCGTGGTGACCAAGGATCGCAGCCTGTCGGCCCAGTATGAGCACACCCTGCTGGTGACCGAAACCGGCTGTGAAGTGCTGACCCTGCGGCAGGACGACAACCTGCCGCGAATCATCACCGCCGAAAGCTAA
- the rpsB gene encoding 30S ribosomal protein S2, protein MAQVSMRDMLKAGVHFGHQTRFWNPKMKPYIFGASNRVHIINLEKTVPLFNDALNYLGNVASKKGKILFVGTKRAASEAVKEAATKCDQFYVNHRWLGGMLTNWKTVRQSISRLKDLEAQSQDGTFEKLTKKEALMRTREMEKLEKSLGGIKDMGGLPDVLFVIDADHEHIAIKEANNLGIPVVSVVDTNSNPDNVDYIIPGNDDAIRAVQLYLSAAADAVNAARAQDLAVQAEDNYVVEE, encoded by the coding sequence ATGGCACAAGTATCTATGCGCGACATGCTGAAAGCCGGCGTTCACTTCGGTCACCAGACCCGTTTCTGGAACCCCAAGATGAAGCCTTACATTTTCGGCGCCAGCAACCGGGTTCACATCATCAACCTGGAAAAGACCGTTCCCCTGTTCAACGATGCGCTGAACTACCTGGGCAACGTTGCTTCCAAGAAAGGCAAGATCCTGTTTGTTGGTACCAAGCGCGCAGCTTCTGAAGCCGTTAAAGAAGCCGCTACCAAGTGCGACCAGTTCTACGTCAACCACCGCTGGCTGGGCGGTATGCTGACCAACTGGAAAACCGTACGTCAGTCCATCAGCCGCCTGAAGGATCTGGAAGCCCAGTCTCAGGACGGTACCTTTGAAAAGCTGACCAAGAAAGAGGCGCTGATGCGTACTCGCGAAATGGAAAAGCTGGAAAAGTCCCTGGGTGGTATCAAGGACATGGGCGGTCTGCCCGACGTACTGTTCGTCATCGATGCGGATCACGAGCACATCGCCATCAAGGAAGCCAACAACCTGGGCATCCCCGTGGTATCTGTAGTTGACACCAACTCCAACCCGGACAACGTGGACTACATCATCCCCGGTAACGATGACGCCATCCGTGCCGTTCAGCTGTACCTGAGCGCCGCTGCCGATGCCGTGAACGCTGCCCGCGCGCAAGACCTGGCCGTGCAAGCCGAAGACAACTACGTCGTAGAAGAATAA
- the tsf gene encoding translation elongation factor Ts — protein MANITAALVKELRERTGAGMMDCKKALIEANGDIEQAIEDMRKSGQAKAAKKAGRIAAEGIILARQAGNVAVLVEMNSETDFVAKDASFRALGEQIADLALANKINDVEVLKAAELANGETVETALTNLIAKIGENMSLRRVVLVEGDNVTTYLHGTRIGVIANLQGGDEELAKDVAMHVAASSPQFVKPEDVSAEVVAKEREIQVEIAVNSGKPKDIAEKMVEGRMKKFTGEISLTGQPFVKDPSISVGDLLKQNGADALGFVRFEVGEGIERKEEDFAAEVQAQIAASKG, from the coding sequence ATGGCAAACATTACCGCTGCCCTGGTAAAAGAACTGCGCGAGCGCACTGGCGCCGGCATGATGGATTGTAAAAAAGCCCTGATCGAAGCCAACGGTGATATCGAGCAGGCCATTGAAGACATGCGCAAGTCCGGCCAGGCCAAAGCCGCCAAGAAAGCCGGCCGCATCGCCGCCGAAGGTATCATCCTGGCACGCCAGGCCGGCAACGTTGCCGTGCTGGTAGAAATGAACAGCGAAACCGACTTCGTTGCCAAGGACGCCAGTTTCCGCGCCCTGGGTGAGCAGATCGCCGATCTGGCCCTGGCCAACAAGATCAACGATGTTGAAGTACTGAAGGCCGCCGAGCTGGCCAACGGTGAAACCGTTGAAACCGCCCTGACCAACCTGATCGCCAAGATCGGTGAAAACATGAGCCTGCGTCGCGTCGTGCTGGTGGAAGGCGACAACGTGACCACTTACCTGCACGGCACCCGCATCGGCGTTATCGCCAACCTGCAGGGTGGCGACGAAGAGCTGGCCAAAGACGTGGCCATGCACGTGGCTGCTTCCAGCCCGCAGTTCGTTAAGCCCGAAGACGTGTCCGCCGAAGTAGTGGCCAAAGAGCGTGAAATCCAGGTGGAAATCGCCGTTAACTCCGGCAAGCCGAAAGACATCGCCGAGAAGATGGTTGAAGGCCGCATGAAGAAGTTCACCGGCGAAATCTCCCTGACCGGTCAGCCCTTCGTTAAGGATCCGTCCATCTCCGTGGGCGACCTGCTCAAGCAGAACGGCGCCGACGCCCTGGGCTTCGTACGTTTCGAAGTGGGTGAAGGTATCGAGCGTAAGGAAGAAGACTTCGCTGCCGAAGTACAGGCTCAGATCGCCGCTTCCAAGGGTTAA
- the pyrH gene encoding UMP kinase codes for MSTNPKPAYRRILLKLSGEALQGEEGFGIDPAVLERMAQEIKELVELGVQVGLVIGGGNLFRGAGLAKAGMNRVVGDHMGMLATVMNGLAMRDALHRAYVNARLMSAITLEGVCDSYNWADAISLLRKGRVVIFSAGTGNPFFTTDSAACLRGIEIEADVVLKATKVDGVFSEDPVKNPDAELYHHLGYDDVLDRELKVMDLAAFTLARDHNLPIRVFNMNKPGALRRAVMGETEGTLISNKL; via the coding sequence ATGAGTACCAATCCGAAACCCGCATACAGACGCATTCTTCTCAAACTCAGCGGTGAAGCGCTGCAGGGAGAGGAAGGCTTTGGTATCGACCCCGCCGTACTGGAGCGTATGGCTCAGGAAATCAAGGAACTGGTAGAACTGGGCGTACAGGTAGGCCTGGTGATCGGCGGCGGCAACCTGTTCCGTGGTGCGGGCCTGGCCAAGGCGGGCATGAACCGCGTGGTGGGCGACCACATGGGTATGTTGGCCACCGTGATGAACGGCCTGGCCATGCGCGATGCCCTGCACCGTGCTTATGTGAATGCCCGTCTGATGTCAGCCATTACCCTGGAAGGCGTGTGCGACAGTTATAACTGGGCGGATGCCATCAGCCTGCTGCGCAAGGGCCGAGTGGTGATCTTCTCTGCCGGCACCGGCAACCCCTTCTTTACCACCGATTCGGCCGCCTGTCTGCGAGGCATCGAGATCGAGGCCGACGTGGTGCTCAAGGCCACCAAGGTCGATGGTGTGTTCAGTGAAGATCCGGTCAAGAACCCCGACGCCGAGCTGTATCATCACCTCGGTTACGATGACGTGCTCGACCGCGAGCTCAAGGTCATGGATCTGGCCGCCTTTACCCTGGCGCGGGATCACAACCTGCCCATTCGTGTGTTCAACATGAACAAGCCGGGTGCACTGCGCCGGGCCGTCATGGGTGAAACCGAAGGCACCCTGATCAGCAACAAGCTCTGA
- the frr gene encoding ribosome recycling factor: MINDIKTDAKARMEKSVEALKTQMNKVRTGRAHPSLLDSISVDYYGASTPLNQLANITTEDSRTLAVTVFDRSMIQAVEKAIMMSDLGLNPSSAGAMIRIPLPPLTEERRKDLIKVVRNEAEQGRVAIRNIRRDANSSLKALLKEKEISEDDDRRAQDDVQKLTDLYIKQVDDALAAKEKELMEI; encoded by the coding sequence GTGATAAACGACATTAAAACCGACGCCAAGGCACGCATGGAAAAAAGCGTGGAAGCGCTGAAAACCCAGATGAACAAGGTGCGTACCGGCCGTGCTCATCCCAGCCTGCTCGACAGCATCAGTGTTGACTACTACGGCGCTTCTACCCCGCTCAACCAGCTGGCCAACATCACCACCGAAGACTCCCGCACCCTGGCGGTGACCGTGTTTGACCGCTCCATGATTCAAGCGGTGGAAAAGGCCATCATGATGTCGGATCTGGGTCTGAACCCGTCCAGCGCCGGTGCCATGATCCGCATTCCGCTGCCGCCGCTGACCGAGGAGCGCCGCAAGGACCTGATCAAGGTAGTGCGTAACGAAGCCGAACAGGGCCGGGTGGCCATTCGCAACATTCGTCGTGACGCCAACAGCAGCCTGAAGGCCCTGCTGAAGGAAAAGGAAATCTCCGAAGACGACGATCGTCGCGCTCAGGATGACGTGCAGAAGCTGACTGACCTGTACATCAAGCAGGTGGATGACGCCCTGGCCGCCAAGGAAAAAGAGTTGATGGAAATCTGA
- the uppS gene encoding polyprenyl diphosphate synthase, producing the protein MPATAATDEQSRLPRHVAIIMDGNGRWAEQRGKFRVSGHKAGVKSVRAAVSFGYRLGLEALTLFAFSSENWRRPQDEVSALMSLFIAVLGSEVRKLHRNNIRLRIIGDRSAFAPHLQRKIDDAERLTANNTGLTLNIAANYGGRWDITQAARALAERVADGSLSPADIDEAALHQQIQLSDLPAVDLLIRTGGEQRISNFLLWQLAYAELYFTPVLWPDFGEEAFSDAIAAFVGRERRFGCTGAQIRELLEHKAGADNE; encoded by the coding sequence ATGCCAGCTACGGCAGCAACAGACGAACAGTCCCGCCTACCCCGTCACGTCGCCATCATCATGGACGGCAATGGCCGCTGGGCCGAACAACGGGGCAAATTCCGGGTATCCGGCCACAAGGCCGGGGTGAAGTCGGTTCGGGCGGCGGTCAGTTTTGGCTACCGGCTCGGCCTTGAGGCCCTGACCCTGTTCGCCTTTTCCAGCGAGAACTGGCGCCGTCCCCAGGATGAGGTCAGCGCCCTGATGAGCCTGTTTATCGCCGTGCTGGGCTCGGAAGTGCGCAAGCTGCACCGCAACAACATTCGTCTGCGCATCATAGGGGATCGCAGCGCCTTCGCGCCGCACCTGCAGCGCAAAATCGACGACGCCGAACGCCTCACCGCCAACAATACCGGCCTGACCCTCAATATTGCCGCCAACTACGGTGGCCGCTGGGACATTACCCAGGCGGCCCGGGCACTGGCCGAACGGGTGGCCGACGGCAGCCTGAGCCCGGCAGACATCGACGAGGCCGCGCTGCATCAGCAGATCCAGCTCAGCGATCTGCCGGCGGTGGACCTGCTGATCCGCACCGGCGGCGAGCAGCGCATCAGCAACTTTCTGCTGTGGCAACTGGCCTATGCGGAGCTCTATTTTACCCCCGTGCTCTGGCCCGACTTTGGCGAAGAGGCGTTCAGCGACGCCATTGCCGCCTTTGTGGGTCGGGAACGGCGTTTTGGCTGCACCGGCGCTCAGATTAGAGAGCTGCTGGAGCACAAGGCTGGCGCCGACAACGAATAA
- a CDS encoding phosphatidate cytidylyltransferase, whose translation MLKLRIITALCLIPVVLGAIFMLPLPFFALFATAVYLLAGREWGHFIDAGKTNVVMVFLALVLVALMASVPIEHIWADGLHGWIDLVLNAGALWWLCALPLVLRYPASRALWQGRPWLKAVFALLSLVPFFWSLLVLRSYQYEQNPHYGAWLLLFVMALVWAADTGAYFAGKALGRHKLCPSVSPGKTIEGMIGGVLAACVLALVVTQAVALPAAQTQAVLLASVVAVLASVLGDLVESMFKREAGLKDSGSILPGHGGIMDRIDSLTAALPIFVVVYRLAGQG comes from the coding sequence TTGCTAAAGCTTCGTATCATCACGGCCCTGTGCCTGATCCCTGTGGTGCTGGGGGCCATTTTTATGCTGCCCCTGCCGTTTTTTGCCCTCTTTGCCACCGCCGTCTACCTGCTGGCGGGGCGGGAATGGGGTCATTTTATCGATGCCGGAAAAACCAATGTGGTCATGGTGTTCCTGGCCCTGGTGCTGGTGGCACTGATGGCCAGCGTGCCCATCGAGCATATCTGGGCCGACGGCCTGCACGGCTGGATTGACCTGGTACTGAACGCCGGCGCCTTGTGGTGGCTGTGCGCACTGCCGCTGGTGCTGCGTTATCCGGCCAGTCGTGCGCTGTGGCAGGGCCGGCCCTGGCTCAAGGCGGTGTTTGCCCTGCTCAGCCTGGTGCCGTTTTTCTGGTCGCTGCTGGTGTTGCGCAGCTATCAGTATGAGCAAAACCCGCACTACGGCGCCTGGCTGCTGCTGTTTGTCATGGCCCTGGTGTGGGCCGCCGATACCGGCGCCTATTTTGCCGGTAAGGCACTGGGCCGGCACAAGCTGTGCCCCAGCGTCAGCCCGGGCAAAACCATTGAAGGCATGATCGGCGGCGTACTGGCCGCCTGTGTCCTGGCACTGGTGGTGACGCAGGCGGTGGCACTGCCTGCGGCCCAGACCCAGGCGGTGCTGCTGGCGTCCGTGGTGGCGGTGTTGGCCTCGGTGCTGGGAGACCTGGTAGAAAGCATGTTCAAGCGTGAGGCCGGCCTCAAGGACTCGGGCAGCATTTTGCCCGGTCACGGCGGCATCATGGATCGCATCGACAGCCTGACCGCGGCACTGCCCATCTTCGTGGTGGTGTACCGGCTGGCGGGGCAGGGTTGA
- the ispC gene encoding 1-deoxy-D-xylulose-5-phosphate reductoisomerase: MQQLTILGASGSIGQSTLGVVRRHPERFGVFALTASRQVERMLADCLEFAPRFAVMAEPAAAAELRRRLNEAGSRTQVLDGAEALCQVAAEPEVDTVMAAIVGAAGLLPTLAAVRAGKRVLLANKEALVMSGELFIDAVHHSGAELLPVDSEHNAIFQCLPPELQRTPGRGDLAGAGIGKILLTGSGGPFRYTPVEQLSEVTPAEAVNHPNWSMGPKISVDSATMMNKGLEYIEARWLFNAAPHQIDVLVHPQSVIHSMVQYSDGSVLAQLGQPDMMTPIAHSLAWPERIESGVAPLDFTRLGELSFMAPDMARYPCLQLAIDACGAGQGATTALNAANEVAVAAFLERRLAFMAIAGINQKVMDSLGASRARSLEDILALDAQARRLAGQLIGKQA; the protein is encoded by the coding sequence ATGCAACAGCTGACCATACTCGGAGCCAGCGGCTCCATTGGCCAGAGTACGCTTGGGGTGGTACGCCGCCACCCCGAGCGTTTTGGCGTTTTTGCGCTGACCGCCAGCCGTCAGGTTGAACGCATGCTGGCAGACTGCCTGGAGTTCGCGCCCCGTTTTGCGGTGATGGCTGAGCCCGCCGCCGCCGCCGAGCTGCGCCGGCGGCTGAATGAGGCCGGCAGTCGCACACAGGTGCTGGACGGCGCCGAGGCCCTGTGTCAGGTGGCCGCCGAGCCCGAGGTCGATACCGTGATGGCGGCCATAGTGGGCGCCGCCGGCCTGCTGCCCACCCTGGCGGCGGTGCGGGCCGGCAAGCGGGTGCTGCTGGCCAACAAGGAAGCCCTGGTGATGAGCGGCGAGCTGTTTATTGATGCCGTGCATCACAGCGGTGCCGAACTGCTGCCGGTGGACAGCGAGCATAACGCCATCTTCCAGTGCCTGCCCCCCGAGCTGCAACGTACCCCGGGCAGAGGGGACCTCGCCGGCGCCGGTATCGGCAAGATCCTGCTGACCGGCTCCGGCGGACCCTTTCGCTATACCCCGGTAGAGCAGCTTTCCGAGGTAACCCCGGCCGAGGCGGTCAATCACCCCAACTGGTCCATGGGGCCCAAGATTTCCGTGGACTCCGCCACCATGATGAACAAGGGGCTGGAATACATCGAAGCACGCTGGCTGTTTAATGCCGCGCCACACCAGATAGACGTGCTGGTGCACCCCCAGTCGGTGATCCATTCCATGGTGCAGTACTCGGATGGTTCCGTCTTGGCCCAGCTCGGTCAGCCGGATATGATGACTCCTATCGCACACAGCCTGGCCTGGCCCGAACGCATCGAGTCCGGGGTGGCGCCGCTCGACTTCACACGTCTTGGTGAGCTGAGCTTTATGGCACCCGACATGGCCCGTTACCCCTGCCTGCAGCTGGCCATCGACGCCTGTGGAGCGGGGCAGGGCGCCACCACGGCGCTGAATGCGGCCAACGAGGTGGCGGTGGCGGCCTTTCTGGAGCGGCGGCTGGCCTTTATGGCCATCGCCGGTATTAACCAAAAGGTCATGGACAGCCTGGGCGCCAGCCGGGCTCGGTCGCTGGAAGACATTCTGGCCCTGGACGCGCAAGCGCGGCGGCTGGCCGGGCAACTGATCGGGAAGCAAGCATGA